The genomic window CAATACCGTCACAAGCCAGGACGCTCTCGAGAACGAACTCCGGGAGATCCGGGAACGAGGATACTCCATCAATCGCGGCGAGCACTTCCCCGGCGTCAGCGCGGTCGCGACTTCAATAATATCGGAACCGGACGGCATGATCGGCGCGATCAGTATCAGCGGCCCGCGCAGTCGAATGGGGACCGATCGGATCGACGCCGAACTCGCTCCCGAACTCCTCAACAAGAAAAATATAATCGAGTTGAAAATTAGACAGTACGAGTAACGCTCCGTTCTGCCGGTCTCAAGCATCACAATATTGCCCGTTGACTACCTGAAATAACCACTCGTCGATACAACCGGAGTCATCGACCTCCGTCTTTTACAACCATACTCTCGTAATACACGTGGTAGAGTCGAGCGGGATTGTTTCGATGATATCGGAAGATTTCGGGTCCCGTCGATCGCCGCCGCGAAGTAACACCTCTCGACGAACGGGCGACAGACCCTTTCGACGACCCGATAATACGAGATAGCGTCATCGGCTCCTCGGTTAGTAGAACCAAAGTCTAGGCAGAACGTGTTAGTCACGGGTTCGTACGGCGAAGCCGGGGAAGCGGTGCGGAAATATCTCATCGGGAGTGACGAGTACAAATTCACGCTGCTCGACCGAGAGGATCACCCCGAATACGAGACTCACGTCGCGGACGTCAGCGATTACGAGGCGATTCGACCCGGCTTCGAGGACCAGGACGCGGTAATCCACCTCGCTGCCCAGTCCGACGCCGGTGCGGACCTCGAGGAAGTCGTGCAGCCGAACATCGCCGGTACGACTACCGTTCTCGAGGCGGCGAAAGACGCGGGCGTCGAGAAAGTGATCTACGCCTCCTCGCAGCGGGCGATGGGACTTTACGAGGAGGAACACGCGCCGGAACTCTACGAGGAGGACCACGATCTGCTGCTGGATCACGAGACGCTGCCCAAGCCCGACGGCTTCTACGGTGCGACGAAGGTCTTCGGCGAGCACATGGGCCGTGTCTACGCGAACCGGAACGGAGCGCCGTCGCAGTTCTACTCGCTGCGCATCTCGAGCGTGCGAACCGTGGAGTACGATCACCCCTACGGCGACGCCGAGCGCGGCGTCGACCGCGGCGAGGAGCACAACGTCGACGAGGACGAGGTCTGGGACCAGTCTCAGACGGGCTCGTGGGAGCGCGGCAGCGACGAGTACGAGGAAATGGTGAAGCGGTTGAAGGCTACTTGGACCTCGCAGCGGGACTTCGCACACCTCCTCGAGTGCTGTCTCGAGGACGAGTCGGTGACCTACGACACGTTCTACGCGGTCAGCGACAACGCTGCGCGGTGGTTCGACACCGAGCACGCGAAGGAGGTCCTCGGCTACGAGCCGCAAGACGACGCCTCGGTGTGGGACAGTCCGCCCAAAACCGAGAGCGTGGCCCAGCCGTCAGATTAGATGACCGTCGATCCGATGACGGTGACGATCCGCAGCGCGGCTCGATGACTTCGGTCCGGACGACGTCCGGAAGCTGACAGTACACCGAAACGCCGGCCGTCGTCGTCCAGGAGGACGCTCCCTGCGAGACGTTCGACAAACCCGTTGTGCCTCCGTTACGTTTGATCCCCAACGGCTTCGGTACCGCTTCGATTCCGCCGGGTTCGCTGAACCGTTTCTCGGACTCCTCATCGTCGTGATCGAGAGCGACTGCCGAACCGTTGTCCGGGACGAGATCGAAAGTCATGACGAAAAAGATATCGCATTATTTGATTTATCGCTCGCTCTGTCCGATACGTTCGCTGATCGAATACCCGTCGAGAGCATTCGGTCGACCGTTCGGAAACGCGTTCGAGTCCGAGAACTAGGCGACAGGACCTGAAAGCCGATCGTGACCGAATTGCGCTCGATACGGTCGTTCGGACGCAAGGTGAACAATTATACGCACGGCCGCCGAGACTGACACGTATCGCTTTTATATCTGTGGGAATCACAAATTACAAAAGTACCTCTGTAATCGACCATATCGATTATACACATTAGATTCGACATACGATACAGTTCGTCCCTACGACTAGTGCCGATTTTCACGCGTTCTGCAACTGATAATTCGGCGTTCTATCGGTGAGACTAGACAGTGGACCGGATCTAGGTCCGCTCTGTTCCAACTTCGAACTCGCGGTCTCTAGAGACGACGAGGATCCGAACGTTTTTCGTCTCCTGACTGCTACAGCCACGTAGTGACAGATCGTTCCAGTTCGACCGATTCGGAGGCAGTGTGTACGTGTAAGCTCGGCCGAGTCGCGACGCAGTACGAGCTCGCGGGCCTCGACGACGACCTGGTCGCCTACTGGACCGGCGACGGGGACGAACAGCGCAGCACGCGCGAGCTCGCGACCTACGTCAATCACCGCGTTCTCGAGGCCGCGCTCGAGGACGCGGACATTCCGCCCAAAGAGGGCGAAGTCGAGAACACCTACCGGCTGTTGACCGACGACGACGTCAGCAGCGGGACACAGGTTCAGACGCGAAACGAACTCCAGCGAGACGGCGTTCCGATCGACCGAGTCGAATCGGACTTCGTCTCCCACCAGACGGTCTATAACCACCTCACTGACTGTCTCGGCGCGAAACTCGAGACTCCGAGCGACGAGGAACGGCTGGAGCGAAGCAGCGAAAAGCTCGGCGCGCTGCAGAATCGGACCGCGGCCGTCACGACGGACACCGTCGCCCAACTCGAGCGCAACGACGTCGTCGCCATCGGCGACTTCGACGTGACCGTCTCTATCACGGTGACCTGCGAGGACTGTCTCCAAGAGTATACTATCAGGGAACTCCTCAACAACCAAGCATGTGATTGCCATACAGTGGAAACGGACGACGCGTAATCACAACCCGGCCGTTCGATCCGTAGACTAGGGTAATTCCCACGAGTGGCTGAAGTGGGAATATCTATATGTGTGGGGACAGTACACCGGTGCATGGAACCTGGACTGGATACGAAACAACGGGATATTCCG from Haloterrigena sp. KLK7 includes these protein-coding regions:
- a CDS encoding NAD(P)-dependent oxidoreductase, whose translation is MASSAPRLVEPKSRQNVLVTGSYGEAGEAVRKYLIGSDEYKFTLLDREDHPEYETHVADVSDYEAIRPGFEDQDAVIHLAAQSDAGADLEEVVQPNIAGTTTVLEAAKDAGVEKVIYASSQRAMGLYEEEHAPELYEEDHDLLLDHETLPKPDGFYGATKVFGEHMGRVYANRNGAPSQFYSLRISSVRTVEYDHPYGDAERGVDRGEEHNVDEDEVWDQSQTGSWERGSDEYEEMVKRLKATWTSQRDFAHLLECCLEDESVTYDTFYAVSDNAARWFDTEHAKEVLGYEPQDDASVWDSPPKTESVAQPSD
- the rdfA gene encoding rod-determining factor RdfA, with the translated sequence MTDRSSSTDSEAVCTCKLGRVATQYELAGLDDDLVAYWTGDGDEQRSTRELATYVNHRVLEAALEDADIPPKEGEVENTYRLLTDDDVSSGTQVQTRNELQRDGVPIDRVESDFVSHQTVYNHLTDCLGAKLETPSDEERLERSSEKLGALQNRTAAVTTDTVAQLERNDVVAIGDFDVTVSITVTCEDCLQEYTIRELLNNQACDCHTVETDDA